From the Cohaesibacter sp. ES.047 genome, one window contains:
- a CDS encoding electron transfer flavoprotein subunit alpha/FixB family protein — protein MTTLLIAEHNNTALNEATAKALTAALELGSEVHILVAGKDCAVAADEAAKLAGAAKVLVAESDALAPQLAEAVSAQVLALADSYDAFVAPATANGKNTMPRIAALLDVMQLSEITKVIAADTFERPTYAGNAMQTVKSKDAKKVITVRTANFAAAGTDGSAAIETITAADAPSNVSYVGQELSDSDRPELASARVIISGGRGLASEEQFNAILTPIADKLGAAIGASRAAVDAGYAANDLQVGQTGKVVAPELYIAAGISGAIQHLAGMKDSKVIVAINKDEEAPIFQVADYGIVGDLFDVLPELEKAL, from the coding sequence ATGACAACCCTTCTGATTGCCGAACACAACAACACGGCACTGAACGAAGCCACTGCAAAGGCGCTCACCGCAGCTTTGGAACTTGGGAGCGAAGTGCATATCCTCGTTGCCGGTAAGGATTGCGCGGTAGCCGCCGATGAGGCCGCCAAACTGGCTGGCGCAGCCAAGGTGCTGGTCGCTGAAAGCGACGCTCTGGCTCCGCAGCTCGCCGAAGCGGTCTCCGCGCAAGTGCTCGCGCTGGCTGACAGCTATGACGCATTCGTCGCACCCGCCACGGCCAACGGCAAAAACACCATGCCGCGCATCGCAGCCCTTCTTGATGTGATGCAGCTGTCCGAAATCACCAAGGTGATTGCAGCAGACACCTTTGAACGTCCGACCTATGCGGGCAACGCCATGCAGACGGTCAAGAGCAAGGATGCCAAGAAGGTCATCACGGTCCGGACCGCCAACTTTGCGGCAGCGGGCACCGACGGCTCGGCTGCGATTGAAACCATCACAGCAGCCGATGCGCCTTCAAACGTCAGCTATGTCGGTCAGGAACTCTCCGATTCAGATCGTCCCGAGCTGGCAAGCGCCCGCGTCATCATCTCTGGTGGTCGTGGGCTCGCATCAGAAGAGCAGTTCAATGCAATCCTGACGCCGATTGCCGACAAGCTCGGTGCCGCCATCGGCGCGTCGCGTGCCGCAGTCGATGCTGGCTATGCAGCCAACGATCTTCAGGTCGGCCAGACCGGCAAGGTCGTCGCTCCCGAGCTTTACATTGCAGCTGGCATTTCCGGTGCCATCCAGCATCTTGCAGGCATGAAGGATTCCAAGGTGATCGTCGCCATCAACAAGGACGAAGAAGCCCCGATCTTCCAGGTCGCGGACTATGGCATCGTCGGCGACCTCTTCGATGTTCTGCCCGAGCTCGAAAAGGCGCTCTGA
- a CDS encoding electron transfer flavoprotein subunit beta/FixA family protein, with protein MKILVPVKRVVDYNVKIRVKSDGSGVELANVKMSMNPFDEISVEEAIRMKEAGVASEIILVSVGPQQAQETLRTGLAMGADRAIVLKTDETVEPLAVAKLLKSVVEEEEPGLVIVGKQAIDDDANQTGQMLAALLGWPQGTFASNLEVDGDALAVTREIDGGMQKLKLTLPAVVTSDLRLNEPRYASLPNIMKAKKKPLDIKEVADLGVDVTPRLEVLSTAEPEARKAGIKVESVAELVDKLKNEAGVL; from the coding sequence ATGAAAATTCTCGTACCCGTGAAACGGGTTGTCGATTACAACGTCAAAATTCGCGTCAAGTCCGATGGATCGGGCGTAGAACTGGCCAATGTAAAGATGTCCATGAACCCGTTCGACGAGATTTCCGTTGAAGAAGCCATCCGCATGAAGGAAGCAGGCGTTGCCAGCGAGATCATTCTGGTCTCCGTCGGCCCGCAGCAGGCTCAGGAAACCTTGCGCACCGGGCTTGCGATGGGCGCTGATCGCGCCATTGTGCTCAAAACAGACGAAACGGTTGAGCCACTCGCTGTTGCCAAACTGCTCAAATCCGTGGTGGAAGAAGAAGAGCCCGGCCTTGTCATCGTCGGCAAGCAGGCCATTGATGACGACGCCAACCAGACCGGACAGATGCTTGCCGCACTTCTGGGCTGGCCTCAGGGCACCTTTGCCTCCAATCTTGAAGTCGATGGTGATGCGCTCGCCGTGACCCGCGAGATTGACGGTGGCATGCAGAAGCTCAAGCTTACGCTGCCAGCGGTTGTCACCTCCGACCTGCGCCTCAATGAACCGCGTTACGCCTCCCTTCCCAACATCATGAAGGCCAAGAAAAAGCCGCTCGATATCAAGGAAGTGGCCGATCTGGGCGTTGACGTCACACCGCGCCTCGAAGTGCTCTCGACCGCCGAACCCGAAGCTCGCAAGGCTGGCATCAAGGTCGAAAGTGTTGCCGAACTCGTCGACAAACTGAAAAACGAAGCCGGTGTCCTGTAA
- a CDS encoding rhomboid family intramembrane serine protease has product MFIPLHDKNELVHVRLQYVTFGLIALNVLVHLITQSGAGGFLLQDYAVAYGLVPDIFATFSLDEIAQGNPVLLTSPLSYAFLHVDWMHLIGNMAFLWVFGDNVEDALGHVRFLLFYCLCAMGAALVHMLANWGSPIPLIGASGATAGIIMAYLLLHPNVRVWILILGRIPLPIPALWCLGAWLALQVYNSVTSTDDVVAWWAHIGGALTGAILLPVMKRKSVSLFQRSG; this is encoded by the coding sequence ATGTTCATCCCGCTGCACGACAAGAATGAACTCGTTCATGTCCGCCTGCAATATGTCACCTTCGGCCTGATCGCCCTCAATGTCCTCGTCCATCTGATCACCCAATCCGGTGCAGGAGGCTTCCTCCTGCAGGACTACGCGGTGGCCTATGGCCTCGTTCCGGATATCTTTGCTACCTTCAGTCTCGATGAGATCGCGCAAGGCAACCCGGTCCTTTTGACCTCGCCCCTCTCCTATGCCTTTCTTCATGTCGACTGGATGCATCTCATCGGCAACATGGCCTTCCTGTGGGTCTTTGGCGACAATGTCGAGGATGCCTTGGGCCACGTCCGCTTTCTCTTGTTCTATTGCCTCTGTGCGATGGGCGCGGCCCTTGTTCACATGTTGGCCAACTGGGGGTCTCCGATTCCTCTGATCGGCGCGTCAGGCGCGACCGCCGGCATCATCATGGCCTACCTTCTGCTACACCCCAACGTGCGCGTCTGGATCCTGATCCTTGGCCGCATCCCACTCCCCATTCCCGCCCTCTGGTGCCTTGGGGCATGGCTCGCTTTGCAGGTCTACAATTCCGTCACCTCGACCGATGACGTGGTGGCCTGGTGGGCCCATATCGGAGGCGCGCTTACCGGTGCCATCCTTCTGCCGGTGATGAAGCGAAAATCGGTTTCGCTTTTCCAACGCAGTGGATAA
- a CDS encoding cob(I)yrinic acid a,c-diamide adenosyltransferase, with amino-acid sequence MVRLNKIYTRTGDKGMTMLGSGERRVKHDLRVEAYGTVDETNATVGLARLEPHDAPELDAMLAEIQNDLFDLGADLCTPDTGEALSYEPLRVTAAQVERLEKQIDLLNTDLEPLKSFVLPGGSRASAALHLCRTISRRAERLITALAAIEEEPVSPECIQYVNRLSDFFFVAARWTNDKGQKDVLWVPGQNR; translated from the coding sequence ATGGTCCGCCTCAACAAGATCTACACCCGCACCGGCGACAAAGGCATGACCATGCTGGGCAGCGGCGAACGTCGCGTCAAGCATGACCTGCGCGTCGAAGCCTATGGCACCGTCGACGAAACCAACGCCACGGTCGGGCTGGCGCGCCTTGAACCCCATGACGCGCCCGAACTCGATGCGATGCTTGCAGAGATCCAGAACGATCTGTTCGATCTCGGCGCGGACCTGTGCACGCCCGACACTGGCGAGGCGCTTTCCTACGAGCCCTTGCGCGTAACGGCAGCCCAAGTCGAGCGGCTCGAAAAGCAGATCGACCTGCTCAACACCGATCTCGAACCGCTCAAAAGCTTCGTTCTGCCCGGTGGCAGCCGCGCCTCTGCAGCCCTTCACCTTTGCCGCACCATTTCCCGCCGTGCCGAACGCCTGATCACGGCCTTGGCCGCCATAGAGGAAGAGCCGGTTTCCCCTGAGTGCATCCAGTATGTGAACCGCCTGTCGGACTTCTTTTTCGTCGCGGCACGCTGGACAAACGACAAGGGCCAAAAGGATGTGCTATGGGTTCCCGGTCAGAACCGTTAG
- a CDS encoding twin transmembrane helix small protein yields MEAILPNLVPIALVAVAIVLVLGLVNMMRGGNPNKSQRLMRWRIVLQFLAIVLIMTALYFGG; encoded by the coding sequence ATGGAGGCGATTCTCCCCAACCTCGTTCCCATTGCTCTGGTTGCCGTCGCCATCGTGCTGGTCCTTGGCCTTGTGAACATGATGCGCGGTGGAAACCCCAATAAATCCCAACGACTGATGCGCTGGCGCATCGTGCTGCAGTTTCTGGCGATTGTGCTGATCATGACCGCCCTCTATTTCGGCGGCTGA
- a CDS encoding SDR family oxidoreductase has product MTQQSILITGCSTGIGRHCALRLHEMGWQVFATARRLEDLEDLRRKGLTAIYLDYTEPQSISACVEVVLNHTRGKLDALFNNGAYAQPGAVEDLTTDMLREQFEANFFGWHELTRQIVPIMRAQGHGRIVHCSSVLGFVPLAFRGSYVSSKFALEGLADTMRLELHGSNISLVLIEPGAITSNFRENARKRFVDNINIDRSVFKHRYKNRLSKLESDQPDRFELTPEAVLQKLLKALTATNPKPRYRVTIPTHIVAYLKRFLPERSLDAILRRNGD; this is encoded by the coding sequence ATGACGCAACAATCCATCCTTATCACCGGTTGCTCAACCGGCATCGGACGCCACTGTGCGTTGCGCCTGCACGAGATGGGCTGGCAGGTCTTTGCCACGGCTCGACGGCTTGAAGATCTGGAAGACTTGCGCAGGAAGGGCCTGACGGCGATCTATCTTGATTACACCGAGCCTCAGTCCATTTCCGCCTGCGTCGAAGTCGTTCTCAATCACACCCGCGGCAAGCTCGATGCCCTGTTCAACAATGGGGCCTATGCCCAGCCTGGCGCGGTTGAAGATCTGACCACCGACATGCTGCGGGAGCAGTTCGAGGCCAATTTCTTCGGCTGGCACGAACTGACGCGCCAAATCGTCCCGATCATGCGGGCGCAGGGACACGGTCGCATCGTCCATTGTTCCTCTGTGCTTGGCTTCGTGCCTCTGGCCTTTCGCGGGTCTTATGTCTCATCCAAATTCGCCCTTGAAGGGTTGGCCGACACCATGCGCCTTGAGCTTCATGGCAGCAACATTTCCCTCGTGCTTATCGAGCCGGGTGCCATCACGAGCAATTTCCGGGAAAACGCCCGCAAGCGCTTCGTTGACAACATCAACATCGATCGCTCCGTCTTCAAGCATCGCTACAAGAACCGCCTGTCGAAGCTGGAATCCGATCAGCCGGACCGCTTCGAACTGACACCCGAAGCCGTTCTGCAAAAACTGCTCAAGGCCCTGACCGCGACAAACCCCAAGCCGCGATACAGGGTAACTATCCCCACGCACATCGTCGCCTATCTCAAGCGATTTCTGCCAGAGCGCAGCCTTGACGCCATCCTGCGCAGGAATGGCGACTAG
- a CDS encoding acyl-CoA dehydrogenase family protein, with translation MSLTIKTEPITSPPTLFGDMEAAVESIETLLNTIIAAVREKVVVEGKVSSKLVEAEQRATHGLAWFATYVEALKEMRGYAVTMTEEGRFGEMESLITRIAFSEYLAQIFGGIPMTQGEIVRLSDFGLAPDTIAAAQIPQIIRLVTEGNSPTIRNRVIALMEAAEGSASYGNAGLDETMEAFRDEMRRFAESEVTPHAHGWHMANAYIPMDVIEKMAEMGVFGLTIPEEYGGLGLGKESMCVVSEELSRAYIGVGSLGTRSEIAAELILCGGTEEQKQAWLPRIASGETLPTAVFTEPNTGSDLASLKTRASLDGDHYKVTGNKTWITHAARTDLMTLLVRTNPEEAGYKGLSMLLAEKPRGDDDNPFPAAGMDGGEIEVLGYRGMKEYDIAFDTFEVTSDNLLGGEEGQGFKQLMQTFESARIQTAARAVGVAQSALDLGLRYAQDRVQFGKSLINFPRVSDKLVMMATEIMVARQLTYFSARRKDDDKRCDLEAGMAKLLGARVAWAAADNALQIHGGNGFALEYAISRVLCDARILNIFEGAGEIQAQVIARRLLDSKL, from the coding sequence ATGTCATTGACGATCAAGACAGAGCCCATCACATCCCCACCGACCCTGTTTGGCGACATGGAGGCCGCAGTCGAGAGCATTGAGACTCTCTTGAATACGATCATTGCTGCAGTGCGCGAAAAGGTGGTTGTCGAAGGAAAGGTCAGCAGCAAACTGGTCGAAGCCGAGCAACGCGCCACCCATGGTCTGGCCTGGTTCGCAACCTATGTCGAAGCGCTCAAGGAAATGCGCGGCTACGCCGTGACAATGACCGAAGAAGGTCGCTTTGGCGAAATGGAAAGCCTAATCACGCGCATCGCCTTCTCCGAATATCTTGCGCAGATCTTCGGCGGCATCCCGATGACGCAGGGCGAGATCGTTCGCCTGTCGGATTTCGGCCTCGCTCCCGACACCATCGCCGCTGCCCAGATCCCCCAGATCATCCGCCTTGTCACCGAAGGCAACAGCCCGACCATCCGCAACCGGGTCATTGCCTTGATGGAAGCCGCCGAAGGCAGCGCCTCCTACGGCAACGCAGGCCTTGATGAGACCATGGAAGCGTTCCGCGACGAGATGCGCCGATTCGCCGAAAGCGAGGTGACACCGCATGCCCATGGCTGGCACATGGCCAACGCCTATATCCCCATGGACGTGATCGAGAAGATGGCCGAAATGGGCGTCTTCGGCCTCACCATCCCGGAAGAGTACGGCGGCCTCGGGCTCGGCAAGGAAAGCATGTGCGTGGTCTCCGAAGAGCTGTCCCGAGCCTATATTGGCGTTGGCTCTCTTGGTACGCGCTCCGAAATCGCCGCCGAGTTGATTCTGTGCGGCGGCACAGAGGAGCAGAAACAGGCGTGGTTGCCCCGCATTGCTTCGGGCGAGACCCTGCCAACGGCGGTCTTCACCGAGCCCAACACCGGCTCGGATCTTGCCAGCCTGAAAACCCGCGCCAGCCTTGATGGCGATCACTACAAGGTCACGGGCAACAAGACCTGGATTACCCACGCCGCCCGCACCGATCTGATGACCCTTCTGGTCCGCACGAACCCCGAAGAGGCGGGCTACAAGGGGCTATCGATGCTGCTCGCCGAAAAGCCGCGCGGCGATGATGATAATCCCTTCCCCGCCGCCGGCATGGATGGTGGCGAGATCGAGGTTCTGGGCTACCGCGGCATGAAGGAATATGACATTGCCTTCGACACTTTCGAAGTGACAAGCGACAACCTGCTCGGCGGTGAGGAGGGACAGGGCTTTAAACAGCTGATGCAGACCTTTGAATCCGCCCGCATCCAGACAGCCGCCCGCGCTGTTGGCGTTGCCCAGTCCGCGCTCGATCTGGGCCTCAGATATGCTCAGGACCGGGTGCAGTTCGGCAAATCTCTGATCAATTTCCCGCGCGTGTCCGACAAGCTCGTCATGATGGCAACCGAAATCATGGTTGCCCGTCAGTTGACCTATTTCTCGGCCCGCCGCAAGGATGACGATAAGCGCTGCGATTTGGAGGCCGGTATGGCCAAGTTGCTCGGAGCCCGCGTCGCGTGGGCCGCCGCCGACAATGCCCTGCAGATCCATGGCGGCAATGGCTTTGCGCTCGAATATGCCATTTCGCGGGTGCTCTGCGACGCCCGGATCCTCAACATCTTCGAGGGCGCAGGGGAAATTCAGGCGCAAGTGATTGCCCGGCGACTGCTCGACAGCAAGCTTTGA
- a CDS encoding DMT family transporter, with protein MSKRDQTVLLRITPLLFVLLWSSGFIGARMGAPYSEPMTFLALRFGIVTVLLLVLAFLLRARWPSPRKAAHAFISGLLIHGLYLGAAFWAIDDGLSAALVALVMGIQPVLTTFFARFVLKERITRHHIIGFVLGLFGILMVMIPRLDAGNLSITPWQIAAAFGAMLSISFGTIYQKRFASKLDVRSATVFQYGAATLLCGSLSFLTETQTIIWSGEFIFALVWLIFVLSIGAIFLLLWMIEHGAVSKVAALFYLVPAVTAILAFLLFDEPITPLQILGIIITATGVLLANRGK; from the coding sequence ATGTCAAAGCGAGATCAGACCGTCCTGTTGCGGATCACTCCCCTGTTGTTTGTGCTGCTCTGGTCCTCGGGTTTCATCGGGGCTAGAATGGGCGCGCCCTATTCCGAGCCCATGACGTTCCTTGCCTTGCGCTTTGGCATCGTCACAGTCTTGTTGCTGGTGCTTGCGTTCCTGCTGCGCGCCCGCTGGCCTTCCCCGCGCAAAGCCGCGCATGCTTTCATTTCCGGCTTGCTCATTCATGGCCTCTATCTGGGCGCAGCCTTTTGGGCCATCGATGACGGTCTGTCGGCGGCGCTGGTCGCCCTCGTCATGGGCATCCAGCCGGTGCTCACGACCTTCTTTGCCCGCTTTGTGCTCAAGGAAAGGATCACCCGGCACCACATCATCGGCTTTGTCCTTGGGTTGTTCGGCATTCTTATGGTTATGATCCCGCGGCTTGATGCGGGCAATCTGTCCATCACGCCATGGCAGATCGCCGCAGCCTTTGGCGCAATGCTGAGCATTTCCTTCGGCACCATCTATCAAAAGCGCTTCGCCTCCAAGCTGGATGTACGCAGCGCGACGGTCTTTCAGTATGGAGCGGCGACGCTCCTGTGCGGCAGCCTCAGCTTTTTAACCGAGACCCAGACCATCATCTGGTCAGGCGAATTCATCTTTGCTCTTGTCTGGCTGATTTTCGTACTCTCCATCGGCGCCATATTCCTCCTGCTCTGGATGATTGAGCACGGCGCGGTGTCCAAGGTTGCAGCCCTTTTCTATCTGGTGCCTGCGGTCACAGCCATTCTCGCCTTCCTACTGTTTGATGAACCGATCACCCCTTTGCAGATCCTTGGCATCATCATCACCGCGACAGGCGTTCTACTGGCCAACCGGGGCAAATAG
- a CDS encoding YihY/virulence factor BrkB family protein: MTRLWERLMVPVRIFWRFGDNHGFALASNIAFSMLLSIFPFLLLVTGVTAWAGGDALGNVLQDLLSVLMPDAIAHILQPDVDAVIAERTRSLLSLSLLIFLVTLTSLVESLREGLNRAYGYYERRNILSRRLMGLVAVLGAIVVMVAVAAGLFLAPIAWSIARNHLPWLEDFTITFEVIRLGLTIPILTAFLVASHRWLPMRVIEWRDLWPGVLTTLVLWWVTAEGYSYYLSHFAQYAKVYAGLAGVVATLIFLHIISMIFLYGAEVNAWRIRWRRIQKTRISRLELEQEAASRG; the protein is encoded by the coding sequence ATGACTCGACTTTGGGAACGGCTGATGGTGCCGGTCCGCATCTTCTGGCGGTTCGGAGACAATCACGGCTTTGCTCTGGCGAGTAACATTGCCTTCTCGATGCTGTTGTCGATTTTTCCCTTTTTGCTTCTGGTGACAGGGGTGACTGCATGGGCCGGGGGTGATGCGCTGGGTAATGTCCTGCAAGATCTGCTCAGCGTGTTGATGCCCGATGCGATTGCCCATATTCTGCAGCCTGACGTGGATGCGGTGATTGCCGAGCGCACGCGAAGCCTTCTGTCCCTTTCGCTGCTAATCTTTCTTGTCACCCTGACATCGCTGGTCGAATCCCTGCGCGAGGGCCTCAATCGTGCTTACGGCTATTATGAGCGGCGCAATATTCTGTCGCGTCGCCTGATGGGACTGGTGGCGGTGCTCGGGGCGATCGTGGTGATGGTTGCCGTTGCGGCCGGGCTGTTCCTTGCGCCCATCGCGTGGAGCATCGCGCGCAATCACCTGCCGTGGCTTGAAGACTTCACCATCACGTTCGAGGTCATTCGACTTGGCTTGACGATCCCCATTCTGACGGCTTTTCTTGTGGCCAGTCATCGCTGGTTGCCGATGCGGGTGATCGAATGGCGCGATCTTTGGCCGGGCGTGCTGACCACACTCGTCCTGTGGTGGGTAACCGCCGAGGGCTATTCCTACTATCTCTCGCACTTTGCGCAATATGCCAAGGTCTATGCCGGTCTTGCCGGTGTTGTCGCCACGCTGATCTTTCTGCATATCATTTCCATGATTTTTCTTTATGGCGCAGAGGTCAATGCGTGGCGCATTCGCTGGCGGCGTATCCAAAAGACACGCATATCGCGGCTGGAGCTGGAACAGGAAGCCGCGTCTCGCGGCTGA
- the ccrA gene encoding crotonyl-CoA carboxylase/reductase produces the protein MAEEILSQGTNGEKKDLYELGEIPPLGHVPKEMYAWAIRQERHGPPEQSFKIEVVPTWELDSHEVLVLNMAAGVNYNGVWAGLGEPISVLDVHKQPYHIAGSDASGIVWAVGSKVRNWKVGDEVVIHCNQDDGDDEECNGGDPMFSPTQRIWGYETPDGSFAQFSRVQAQQLLPRPKHLTWEESACYVLTLATAYRMLFGHNPHELKPGQNVLIWGASGGLGVFGIQIAAAAGANAIGVISDESKREFVMNLGARGVLNRSDFDCWGQLPKVNSPEYNDWFKGVRNFGKAIWDITGKGNNVDMVFEHPGEATMPVSSFVVKRGGMVVICAGTSGFNLTMDARYLWMHQKRIQGSHFAHLKQAMAANKMVINRHVDPCMSEVFSWEQIPAAHELMLNNKHQPGNMSCLVSTPKTGLRTLEDAILSSRGEEI, from the coding sequence ATGGCTGAGGAAATCCTTTCTCAGGGCACCAACGGCGAGAAGAAGGATCTATATGAACTCGGTGAGATCCCGCCACTGGGACATGTGCCCAAAGAGATGTATGCCTGGGCGATCCGTCAGGAGCGCCACGGCCCACCCGAGCAATCATTCAAAATCGAAGTCGTGCCCACATGGGAGCTCGACAGTCATGAGGTGCTGGTCCTCAATATGGCCGCGGGGGTCAATTACAATGGCGTCTGGGCGGGTCTGGGCGAGCCCATTTCGGTTCTCGATGTGCACAAGCAGCCCTACCATATTGCCGGCTCCGATGCGTCCGGCATCGTTTGGGCCGTCGGCTCCAAGGTGCGCAACTGGAAAGTCGGCGATGAAGTCGTCATTCACTGCAATCAGGACGACGGCGACGACGAGGAATGCAATGGGGGCGATCCGATGTTCTCGCCCACCCAGCGCATCTGGGGCTATGAGACACCAGACGGGTCCTTTGCCCAATTTTCCCGCGTTCAGGCCCAGCAGCTTCTGCCGCGCCCCAAGCATCTCACATGGGAGGAGAGCGCCTGTTACGTCCTCACCCTCGCCACCGCCTATCGCATGCTGTTCGGTCACAATCCGCATGAACTCAAGCCCGGACAGAATGTGCTGATCTGGGGTGCATCCGGCGGCCTTGGCGTGTTTGGCATCCAGATCGCGGCTGCCGCCGGGGCCAATGCCATCGGCGTGATATCAGACGAAAGCAAGCGCGAATTCGTGATGAACCTTGGCGCGCGCGGTGTCCTCAACCGCTCGGATTTCGATTGCTGGGGTCAACTACCAAAGGTCAATTCGCCCGAATATAACGACTGGTTCAAGGGCGTTCGCAACTTCGGCAAGGCCATCTGGGACATCACCGGCAAGGGCAACAATGTCGACATGGTGTTTGAGCATCCCGGCGAGGCGACCATGCCGGTCTCCAGTTTCGTCGTCAAACGCGGTGGCATGGTGGTCATTTGCGCCGGCACCTCCGGCTTCAACCTGACCATGGACGCCCGCTATCTCTGGATGCATCAAAAGCGCATTCAGGGCTCACACTTTGCCCATCTCAAACAGGCCATGGCCGCCAACAAGATGGTGATCAACCGCCACGTGGATCCTTGCATGTCCGAGGTCTTTTCCTGGGAGCAGATCCCTGCGGCCCATGAACTGATGCTCAACAACAAGCATCAGCCAGGCAACATGTCCTGCCTTGTCAGCACCCCGAAAACGGGCCTGAGAACGCTGGAAGATGCCATCCTGTCAAGCCGTGGTGAAGAGATCTAG